One genomic window of Microtus ochrogaster isolate Prairie Vole_2 chromosome 21, MicOch1.0, whole genome shotgun sequence includes the following:
- the LOC101979961 gene encoding alcohol dehydrogenase 1-like: MDTAGKTITCRAAIAWKEKSPLKIEEVQVEPPKSGEVRIKMASTGICGTDDHVLKGDLSMKYPLIPGHEGAGIVESVGDGVCSVKPGDKVLTLIVPQCGECDACLHCLGNFCDKQDILPCSGVMMDGTSRFSYRGQTVYHSFRTSTFTEYTVVPEFAVVKIDDAAPLDKVCLISCGVPTGYGAAVNSAKVTPGSTCVVFGLGGVGSAIVMGCKASGASRIIGVDINEQKFCRARALGVTDCLNPTKLQKPVQEVVMEMTGVGANFAFEAIGKIETMLAAWNSCNNSYGVCLIVGVAPVNTQLCLQAVSIVSGKTLKGVCLGDYKTKDCIPQLVTDYLQNKINIDPLVTHQLPFNELHKAMKLYYKGKTIRCVLLF; this comes from the exons ATGGACACTGCAGGAAAG ACAATCACATGCCGGGCAGCCATTGCCTGGAAAGAAAAGTCTCCTCTTAAAATTGAAGAAGTGCAGGTTGAGCCACCGAAATCTGGAGAAGTTCGCATTAAG ATGGCTTCTACAGGGATCTGTGGTACCGATGACCACGTGCTGAAAGGAGACCTCTCGATGAAATACCCTTTAATTCCGGGTCATGAGGGAGCAGGAATTGTGGAGTCTGTCGGCGATGGGGTTTGCTCTGTGAAACCAG GAGATAAAGTCCTCACGCTCATTGTTCCACAGTGTGGAGAATGTGATGCCTGCTTGCACTGCTTAGGAAACTTCTGTGACAAGCAAGA TATTCTCCCGTGTTCCGGGGTAATGATGGACGGGACCTCGAGGTTTTCCTACCGAGGACAGACGGTTTATCATTCCTTCCGCACGAGCACATTCACCGAGTACACTGTTGTGCCCGAGTTCGCTGTGGTAAAAATTGATGATGCGGCTCCGTTGGATAAAGTTTGTCTCATAAGCTGTGGCGTCCCTACAGGCTATGGAGCTGCTGTTAACTCAGCCAAG GTCACCCCTGGCTCCACCTGCGTGGTTTTTGGACTCGGAGGGGTCGGCTCAGCCATTGTCATGGGCTGCAAAGCTTCTGGTGCTTCTAGAATCATCGGGGTTGACATCAATGAGCAGAAGTTTTGCCGGGCAAGAGCCTTGGGTGTCACTGATTGTCTCAACCCTACAAAGCTGCAGAAGCCTGTCCAGGAGGTGGTGATGGAAATGACGGGTGTCGGTGCTAACTTTGCCTTTGAGGCCATCGGAAAGATTGAAACCATG CTCGCTGCTTGGAACTCCTGCAACAACAGCTACGGGGTCTGTCTGATCGTTGGGGTGGCTCCAGTAAATACACAGCTGTGCCTTCAGGCGGTCTCGATTGTGTCCGGAAAAACCCTGAAGGGCGTGTGTCTGGGAG ATTATAAGACCAAAGACTGTATTCCCCAGCTAGTAACTGACTATCTCCAAAACAAGATTAACATTGATCCACTAGTGACTCATCAGCTGCCTTTTAACGAACTCCATAAAGCCATGAAACtgtattataaaggaaaaac